The following proteins come from a genomic window of Trifolium pratense cultivar HEN17-A07 linkage group LG4, ARS_RC_1.1, whole genome shotgun sequence:
- the LOC123919538 gene encoding uncharacterized protein LOC123919538, which translates to MMYWLKRTLSKNSRNPTTSTQPQQQHEQEQEQHGITEELINHVKSFTIHTFKNFPLQDEDESNYSEEVESTSTRVRKDLSQWQERHAVLILSRVKEISQLRYVLCPRHLKENQFWKIYFTLARSHLAAYELRAIQQEKLKQMAMEEDKSSDNHPYEIEMSEAKHVNFIEPLPPS; encoded by the exons ATGATGTATTGGCTTAAACGCACCCTTTCCAAGAATTCCAGAAATCCAACTACATCAACacaaccacaacaacaacatgaacaagaacaagaacaacatGGGATTACTGAGGAACTCATAAACCACGTCAAATCCTTCACCATTCACACCTTCAAAAATTTCCCTCTCCAAG ATGAAGATGAATCCAATTATAGCGAAGAAGTTGAATCTACTTCAACAAGAGTTCGAAAGGATCTTTCTCAGTGGCAAGAGAGACATGCAGTTCTCATACTCTCAAGAGTTAAG GAAATATCACAACTGAGATATGTATTGTGTCCTCGACATTTGAAGGAGAATCAATTCTGGAAAATATACTTTACACTTGCCAGGAGCCATCTTGCCGC ATATGAGCTACGAGCCATACAACAGGAGAAGCTGAAACAGATGGCAATGGAAGAAGATAAATCTTCAGATAACCACCCGTACGAAATTGAAATGTCAGAAGCAAAACATGTGAACTTTATAGAGCCATTGCCACCATCGTAG
- the LOC123919540 gene encoding myosin-9-like: MAPQHRRSSSATLFGRMTQSFRGAPAGVNISLINGSMNGGVDTLRQVEAKYPALLFKQQLTAYVEKIYGMIRDNLKKEISPLLGLCIQAPRTSRASLVKGSSRSVANTEAQKALIAHWKGIVKSLGNFLNTLKANNV; encoded by the exons ATGGCTCCTCAACACCGCCGTTCTTCCTCAGCAACTCTGTTTGGGAGGATGACACAA AGTTTCCGTGGAGCTCCAGCGGGAGTCAATATTTCCTTAATCAATGGTAGCATGAATGGGGGAGTAGATACATTAAGACAGGTTGAGGCCAAGTACCCAGCTCTGCTTTTCAAACAGCAGCTTACAGCTTATGTGGAAAAGATATATGGAATGATTCGAGATAACTTGAAGAAAGAAATTTCTCCTTTGCTTGGATTATGCATCCAG GCACCAAGAACATCCAGAGCAAGCTTAGTTAAGGGGTCATCACGTTCAGTTGCAAACACTGAAGCGCAAAAGGCCCTGATTGCTCACTGGAAGGGAATAGTCAAGAGCCTTGGGAACTTCTTAAATACTTTGAAAGCAAATAAT GTATAG
- the LOC123919537 gene encoding serine/threonine-protein kinase BSK6-like, with protein MGARCSKFSFCWIHSHLNPSVLESSDQENGGKSEKNLWPSFSEYSLEELKAATNGFSSENIVSEHGEKAPNVVYKGKLENGLLIAIKRFNKFAWPDSRQFIEESKQVGSLRSERLANLIGCCYEGDERLLVAEFMPHETLAKHLFHWEAQPMKWAMRLRVAYYLAQALEYCTSKGRGLYHDLNAYRILFDQDGNPRLSCFGLMKNSRDGKSYSTNLAFTPPEYLRTGRVTAESVVYSFGTLLLDLLSGKHIPPSHALDLIRGKNYLMLMDSALEGHFSKDDGTELVRLASRCLQYEARERPNAKSLVETLTSLQKETEVPSHVLMSLKQEIESSTKPLSLTPFGESCLRLDLTAIHAILEKTGYKDDEGVANELSFQLWTSQMQETLNLKKHGDTAFRAKDFVTAIDCYTKFIDGGTMLSPTVYARRCLSYLMNDMPQEALGDAMQAQVVSPEWPTAFYLQATCLFSLGMENDAQETLKDGTNIEAKKHKN; from the exons ATGGGGGCTCGTTGCTCGAAATTCTCTTTCTGCTGGATCCACTCTCACCTCAATCCTTCTGTTCTTGAATCCTCTGACCaag AAAATGGTGGCAAGAGTGAAAAAAACTTGTGGCCTAGTTTTAGTGAGTACAGTTTGGAAGAATTGAAGGCTGCTACAAATGGATTCTCCTCAGAAAACATAGTTTCTGAGCATGGTGAGAAAGCTCCAAATGTTGTTTACAAAGGGAAGCTTGAGAATGGACTATTGATTGCAATCAAACGTTTCAACAAGTTCGCTTGGCCAGATTCTCGACAATTCATT GAAGAATCTAAACAAGTTGGGAGCCTTAGAAGTGAACGTTTGGCGAATTTGATTGGTTGTTGCTATGAAGGGGATGAGAGGCTGCTAGTAGCAGAGTTTATGCCTCATGAAACTTTGGCTAAGCATCTCTTTCATT GGGAGGCCCAGCCCATGAAATGGGCAATGAGGTTGAGGGTGGCCTACTATTTAGCTCAAGCTCTTGAGTATTGCACCAGTAAAGGAAGGGGTTTGTATCATGATCTCAATGCCTATAGGATCTTGTTTGATCAG GATGGTAATCCCAGATTATCTTGCTTTGGACTTATGAAGAACAGCAGAGATGGAAAAAGTTACAGTACAAACTTGGCTTTCACTCCTCCTGAGTACTTAAGGACCG GTAGAGTGACAGCAGAGAGTGTGGTTTATAGTTTTGGAACTCTATTGCTTGATCTCTTGAGTGGTAAACACATTCCTCCAAGCCAT GCACTTGACCTGATACGTGGCAAAAACTATTTGATGTTGATGGATTCTGCATTAGAAGGTCACTTTTCAAAGGATGATGGAACTGAGTTAGTTCGTTTGGCTTCTCGTTGCTTACAATATGAAGCTCGTGAGAGGCCAAATGCTAAGTCTCTTGTTGAAACTCTTACGTCGCTTCAGAAAGAAACTGAG GTTCCCTCACATGTTCTGATGAGTCTCAAGCAAGAAATAGAATCCTCAACAAAGCCATTGTCATTGACACCTTTTGGTGAATCATGTTTAAGATTGGATCTTACTGCCATACATGCAATATTAGAGAAGACTGGTTACAAGGATGATGAAGGAGTTGCCAATGAG CTTTCCTTTCAATTGTGGACTAGTCAAATGCAAGAGACCTTGAATTTGAAGAAACATGGAGATACTGCTTTTCGAGCTAAGGACTTTGTCACTGCCATTGACTGCTACACAAAA TTCATAGATGGAGGGACAATGTTGTCGCCTACAGTATATGCAAGGCGCTGCTTGTCATATTTGATGAATGACATGCCACAGGAAGCTCTAGGGGATGCCATGCAAGCTCAAGTGGTATCTCCCGAGTGGCCTACTGCTTTTTAtcttcaagcaacttgtcttTTCAGCCTTGGAATGGAAAATGATGCACAAGAGACTCTCAAAGATGGGACTAATATTGAAGctaaaaagcataaaaactGA
- the LOC123922052 gene encoding J domain-containing protein spf31-like, producing the protein MKIKIEDDLLLKTFFAEVSEVESDNEVLRILSCFKLNPFEHLNLSFDSSIDEVKKQYRKISLMVHPDKCKHPQAKEAFGALAKAQQLFTLKCSTFM; encoded by the exons ATGAAAATCAAGATCGAAGACGATTTACTTCTCAAAACTTTCTTCGCCGAAGTCAGCGAAGTTGAAAGTGACAACGAAGTCCTTAG GATTCtatcttgttttaaattgaATCCGTTTGAGCATCTAAACCTATCATTTGATTCATCAATTGATGAAGTCAAAAAGCAGTATCGTAAG ATATCGTTGATGGTTCATCCTGACAAATGTAAACATCCACAAGCAAAGGAGGCTTTTGGAG CACTAGCAAAAGCACAACaattatttactttaaaatgcTCAACTTTCATGTGA
- the LOC123919539 gene encoding uracil phosphoribosyltransferase gives MALCRIQCHLNLPFPSNAPRVPSIAHTSPLPTSSPILTPSLFSTTTKKIPYSILPRRSFGTTTVKSSMTMEDKPLSQNNRMLVYVPAHPLIKHWVSVLRNEQTPCPIFRNAMAELGRLLMYEASRDWLPTVSGEIQSPMGVASVEFIDPREPVAVIPILRAGLALAEHAASILPATKTYHLGISRNEETLQPTIYLNKLPDKFAEGSKVFVVDPMLATGGTIVAALNLLKERGVGNKQIKVISACSSPPALEKLSEQFPGLHVYTGIIDPTVNDKGFIIPGLGDAGDRSYGT, from the exons ATGGCTCTGTGTCGCATTCAGTGTCACCTTAATCTCCCATTCCCCTCCAATGCGCCCCGTGTACCCTCCATAGCTCACACTTCACCCCTTCCTACATCTTCTCCTATCCTCACTCCTTCTCTtttctcaacaacaacaaaaaag ATCCCTTATTCAATTCTTCCGCGCCGCTCCTTTGGAACAACGACAGTGAAGTCTTCAATGACAATGGAGGACAAACCTCTCTCTCAAAACAATCGCATGCTC GTGTATGTGCCTGCCCATCCTTTGATCAAGCACTGGGTTTCGGTACTGAGGAATGAGCAAACTCCTTGTCCTATCTTCA GAAATGCAATGGCTGAGTTGGGAAGGCTGCTAATGTATGAAGCCTCGAGGGATTGGTTG CCAACTGTGTCTGGAGAGATTCAATCACCGATGGGTGTCGCTTCAGTGGAGTTCATCGATCCAAGGGAGCCTGTAGCT GTAATTCCAATCTTGAGAGCTGGTCTTGCTCTTGCTGAACATGCAGCATCAATTTTGCCTGCGACAAAAACATATCATCTAG GAATAAGCAGAAATGAAGAAACTCTTCAACCAACTATATATTTGAACAA GCTACCTGACAAATTTGCAGAAGGGTCTAAAGTATTTGTGGTTGATCCTATGCTGGCAACAG GTGGTACTATAGTGGCTGCCTTGAATCTCTTAAAGGAACGTGGAGTTGGCAACAAGCAGATTAAAGTG ATATCTGCATGTTCTTCCCCTCCGGCTCTTGAAAAGCTGAGCGAGCAGTTCCCAGG GCTTCATGTGTATACTGGAATAATTGATCCTACAGTTAATGACAAAGG GTTTATAATTCCTGGCCTTGGAGATGCTGGCGATCGCAGCTATGGTACATGA